A window from Rhea pennata isolate bPtePen1 chromosome 1, bPtePen1.pri, whole genome shotgun sequence encodes these proteins:
- the MED14 gene encoding mediator of RNA polymerase II transcription subunit 14 isoform X1: MAPVQLENNQLVPAGGGPASAPAPPAPGAVTAAASPGYRLSTLIDFLLHRTYAELTVLADLLPRKTDMERKIEIVQFASRTRQLFVRLLALVKWANNAGKVEKCAMISSFLDQQAILFVDTADRLASLARDALVHARLPSFAIPYAIDVLTTGSYPRLPTCIRDKIIPPDPITKSEKQTTLHQLNQILRHRLVTTDLPPQLANLTVANGRVKFRVEGEFEATLTVMGDDPDIPWRLLKLEILVEDKETGDGRALVHSMQINFIHQLVQSRLFADEKPLQDMYNCLHSFCLALQLEVLHSQTLMLIRERWGDLVQVERYHAGKCLSLSVWNQQVLGRKTGTASVHKVTIKIDETDVSKPLQISHEPPLPACDSKLMERAMKIDHLSIEKLLIDSVHARSHQKLQELKAILKSYNVNDNSFIETALPTLVIPILEPCGRSECLHVFVDLHSGMFQLMLHGVDQLTLDDIEKSVNDDMKRIVPWLQQLKFWLGQQRCKQSIKHLPTVSSETLQLANYASHPVGNLSKHKLFIKLTRLPQYYIVVEMFDVPGNPTELEYKYHFLSVSYAEGDDSPATALLLQQFKPNIEELVLDTKSGKQIKSGVKRKLSGDPCSTEPKKPKRSGEMCAFNKVLAHIVAMCDTNMPFIGLRLELSNMDIPHQGVQVEGDGFSHAIRLLKIPPCKGVNEETQKALDRSLLDCTFRLQGRNNRTWVAELVFANCPLNSTSSREQGPTRHVYLTYENQLSEPVGGRKVVEMFLNDWNSIARLYECVLEFARSLPDIPNHLNIFSEVRVYNYRKLILCYGTTKGSSISIQWNSILQKFHISLGTVGPNSGCSNCHNTILHQLQEMFNKTPNVVQLLQVLFDTQAPLNAINKLPTVPMLGLTQRTNTAYQCFSILPQSPTHIRLAFRNMYCIDIYCRSRGVVAIRDGAYSLFDNSKIVEGFYPAPGLKTFLNMFVDSNQDARRRSVNEDDNPPSPIGGDMMDSLISQLQPQQPPQQPQQQTFAKQAGASGAYPLTSPPTSYHNTVTPSPSMMHTQSPGNLHAASSPSGALRAPSPASFGPTPSPSSLGITMGQTTNFASPHGTIDPSSPYTMMSPSQRAGNWPGSPQVSGPSPAARMPGMSPANPSLHSPIPDASHSPRAGTSSQTMPTSMPPPRKLPQRSWAASIPTILTHSALNILLLPSPTPGLVPGLAGSYLCSPLERFLGSVIMRRHLQRIIQQETLQLINSNEPGVIMFKTEALKCRVALNPKTNQTLQLKVTPENTGQWKSEELQVLEKFFETRVAGPPFKANTLIAFTKLLGAPTHILRDCVHIMKLELFPDQASQLKWNVQFCLTIPPSAPPIAPPGTPAVVLKSKMLFFLQLTQKTAVPQEAVSIIVPIIYDMASGTTQQADIPRQQNSSVAAPMMVSNILKRFAELNSPRPAVHGRPQMHILSLDAVAALSRIFLPVC; encoded by the exons ATTACCAAGAAAGACTGATATGGAGAG aaaaatagaaattgtgCAGTTTGCAAGCCGCACTCGTCAACTGTTTGTTCGTTTGTTAGCCTTAGTCAAATGGGCTAATAATGCTGGAAAGGTGGAAAAATGTGCA ATGATATCAAGCTTTTTAGATCAGCAAGCCATTCTGTTTGTGGACACTGCTGATCGTCTAGCATCACTAGCTAGAGATGCTTTGGTTCATGCTCGTCTACCCAGTTTTGCTATCCCATATGCTATTGATGTTCTGACAACTGGATCATACCCACGTCTGCCTACCTGCATAAGG GATAAAATAATCCCTCCCGATCCCATTACAAAGAGTGAGAAGCAAACTACACTTCATCAGCTAAACCAGATTCTTCGACATCGACTAGTGACTACAGATCTCCCTCCCCAGCTGGCAAATCTTACTGTTG ccAATGGTCGTGTGAAGTTTCGAGTGGAGGGGGAGTTTGAGGCTACCTTGACAGTGATGGGTGATGACCCAGACATCCCTTGGCGCCTTCTCAAACTGGAAATTTTGGTTGAAGACAAAGAAACTGgtg aTGGTCGAGCCTTGGTTCACAGCATGCAGATCAACTTCATCCATCAGTTGGTTCAGTCACGACTGTTTGCTGATGAAAAGCCACTTCAGGACATGTACAACTGTCTGC ACTCCTTCTGCTTAGCACTTCAGTTGGAAGTCTTGCATTCACAAACACTAATGCTGATTCGAGAGCGCTGGGGTGACCTTGTGCAAGTGGAGCGATACCATGCAGGGAAATGTCTCTCACTATCAGTTTGGAA cCAACAGGTGCTTGGCAGGAAAACAGGAACTGCCTCTGTTCATAAAGTCACTATTAAGATTGATGAGACTGATGTCTCAAAACCTTTACAAATATCTCACGAGCCTCCCCTGCCAGCTTGTGATTCCAAACTGATGGAAAGAGCCATGAAG ATTGACCACCTGTCCATAGAAAAACTCCTAATAGACAGTGTCCATGCAAGATCTCATCAAAAACTCCAGGAGCTGAAAGCCATTCTTAAGAGCTACAATGTTAATGACAAct CATTCATTGAAACAGCTCTTCCAACTCTCGTAATTCCAATTTTGGAACCATGTGGTCGTTCAGAGTGTCTACATGTTTTTGTTGATCTCCATTCTGGAATGTTTCAACTGATGCTGCATGGTGTTG ATCAACTGACGTTAGATGACATAGAGAAGTCTGTTAATGATGATATGAAGCGCATCGTTCCTTGGCTCCAGCAGCTCAA GTTCTGGCTTGGACAGCAACGTTGCAAACAGTCTATAAAACATCTGCCTACAGTGAGCAGTGAAACTCTTCAGCTGGCTAATTATGCTAGCCATCCAGTGGGAAACCTTTCCAAACACAAATTGTTTATCAAACTCACCCGGCTTCCACAATACTACATT GTTGTAGAGATGTTTGATGTTCCTGGCAACCCTACAGAACTAGAATACAAATACCATTTTCTCTCTGTGAGCTATGCTGAAGGAGATGACAGCCCTGCTACTGCACTTTTACTACAGCAGTTCAAACCAAACATTGAAGAGCTTGTACTAGACACAAAAAGTGGCAAGCAAATTAAAAGCGGTGTCAAACGCAAG TTATCTGGTGATCCATGTTCAACAGAACCTAAGAAACCAAAACGGTCAGGAGAAATGTGTGCCTTCAATAAAGTCTTAGCTCATATTGTAGCCATGTGTGATACAAATATGCCATTCATAGGGCTTCGTTTGGAG CTGTCTAATATGGACATTCCTCACCAAGGAGTACAAGTAGAAGGAGATGGCTTCAGCCATGCCATACGTTTATTGAA AATTCCTCCTTGTAAAGGTGTAAATGAGGAAACACAGAAGGCTCTGGACCGATCTCTTCTTGATTGCACTTTCCGATTACAAGGTAGAAATAATCGCACATGGGTCGCTGAGCTGGTGTTTGCAAATTGTCCACTTAATAGCACTTCGTCCAGGGAGCAAG GACCAACACGACATGTTTACTTGACATACGAAAACCAGTTGTCTGAACCAGTTGGAGGTCGCAAAGTTGTTGAGATGTTCCTCAATGACTGGAACAGTATTGCTCGGCTGTATGAATGTGTCCTGGAGTTTGCACGATCCCTACCAG ACATACCCAAccacttaaacattttttcagaagttcGTGTCTACAATTATCGAAAACTTATCCTTTGTTACGGAACTACCAAGGGGAGCTCA ATCAGCATTCAGTGGAATTCCATACTTCAGAAGTTCCACATTTCACTGGGAACTGTTGGCCCAAACTCAGGTTGCAGTAACTGTCATAACACAATTCTACACCAGCTCCAGGAGATGTTTAATAAAACACCAAATGTGGTGCAGCTGTTACAG gTTCTATTTGACACTCAGGCTCCATTAAATGCCATCAACAAACTTCCAACTGTGCCCATGCTGGGTCTGACTCAACGCACCAACACTGCCTATCAGTGTTTCTCAATTCTGCCACAGTCACCCACGCATATCAGGCTGGCTTTTAGGAATATGTACTGCATTGACATCTACTGCCGGAGTCGTGGCGTTGTAGCGATACGTGATGGAGCATACAGTCTCTTTGACAACAGCAAAATAGTCGAAGGCTTTTACCCTGCACCTGGGTTAAAG ACATTCCTGAACATGTTTGTTGACAGCAATCAGGATGCACGAAGACGATCTGTAAACGAAGATGATAATCCACCTTCTCCTATCGGAGGTGACATGATGGACTCATTGATATCACAGCTCCAACCCCAGCAACCACCACAGCAACCACAACAACAG ACATTTGCAAAACAGGCAGGAGCATCAGGAGCGTATCCTCTTACTTCTCCACCCACCTCCTATCACAACACAGTGACGCCATCTCCATCTATGATGCACACACAGTCACCAG GAAATCTGCATGCTGCAAGCTCGCCTAGTGGAGCTTTAAGAGCACCATCACCAGCGTCGTTTGGTCCAACTCCTTCACCTTCTTCCCTTGGAATCACAATGGGACAAACGACTAACTTTGCCAGCCCACATG GTACCATAGACCCAAGCTCACCATACACAATGATGTCACCCAGTCAGCGTGCAGGGAACTGGCCAGGATCTCCTCAGGTCTCTGGTCCTTCACCAGCAGCACGAATGCCTGGAATGTCACCAGCCAACCCTTCCCTTCATTCACCCATCCCAGATGCCTCTCATTCCCCACGAGCTGGAACAA GTTCCCAAACAATGCCGACTAGCATGCCTCCACCTCGTAAACTACCTCAACGGTCTTGGGCTGCATCCATACCCACAATCCTCACTCACAGTGCCTTGAATATTCTATTGTTGCCCTCTCCTACCCCTGGGCTTGTGCCGGGACTAGCTGGCAGCTATCTTTGTTCACCTCTTGAGCGATTTCTTGGATCAGTTATTATGAGGAGACATCTTCAGAGAATCATCCAACAGGAAACG CTACAACTAATAAACTCCAATGAACCGGGTGTAATTATGTTCAAGACAGAGGCACTGAAGTGCAGGGTTGCTCTCAATCCCAAAACCAACCAGACCTTGCAGCTAAAAGTAACACCTGAAAATACAGGACAGTGGAAATCAGAGGAGTTACAAGTTTTGGAGAAGTTCTTTGAAACAAGA GTTGCAGGACCACCTTTTAAGGCAAACACCCTAATAGCCTTCACAAAATTACTAGGGGCTCCAACACACATCCTCAGGGACTGTGTACACATCATGAAACTTGAGCTG TTCCCTGATCAGGCAAGTCAGCTGAAATGGAATGTGCAGTTTTGTTTAACAATTCCTCCCAGTGCACCGCCAATTGCACCTCCAGGAACACCCGCTGTTGTGCTGAAGtccaaaatgttgtttttt CTTCAGCTAACACAGAAAACGGCAGTCCCACAGGAAGCTGTTAGTATTATTGTCCCAATTATTTATGATATGGCTTCGGGTACAACTCAACAGGCTGACATTCCCAGGCAACAGAACTCTTCTGTTGCTGCTCCAATGATGGTTAGCAATATTCTAAAGAGGTTTGCTGAACTGAATTCACCACGACCAG CAGTACATGGGAGACCCCAGATGCACATCCTTTCTCTTGATGCTGTTGCTGCCCTATCCAGGATCTTCCTACCTGTGTGTTAG
- the MED14 gene encoding mediator of RNA polymerase II transcription subunit 14 isoform X3, producing the protein MAPVQLENNQLVPAGGGPASAPAPPAPGAVTAAASPGYRLSTLIDFLLHRTYAELTVLADLLPRKTDMERKIEIVQFASRTRQLFVRLLALVKWANNAGKVEKCAMISSFLDQQAILFVDTADRLASLARDALVHARLPSFAIPYAIDVLTTGSYPRLPTCIRDKIIPPDPITKSEKQTTLHQLNQILRHRLVTTDLPPQLANLTVANGRVKFRVEGEFEATLTVMGDDPDIPWRLLKLEILVEDKETGDGRALVHSMQINFIHQLVQSRLFADEKPLQDMYNCLHSFCLALQLEVLHSQTLMLIRERWGDLVQVERYHAGKCLSLSVWNQQVLGRKTGTASVHKVTIKIDETDVSKPLQISHEPPLPACDSKLMERAMKIDHLSIEKLLIDSVHARSHQKLQELKAILKSYNVNDNSFIETALPTLVIPILEPCGRSECLHVFVDLHSGMFQLMLHGVDQLTLDDIEKSVNDDMKRIVPWLQQLKFWLGQQRCKQSIKHLPTVSSETLQLANYASHPVGNLSKHKLFIKLTRLPQYYIVVEMFDVPGNPTELEYKYHFLSVSYAEGDDSPATALLLQQFKPNIEELVLDTKSGKQIKSGVKRKLSGDPCSTEPKKPKRSGEMCAFNKVLAHIVAMCDTNMPFIGLRLELSNMDIPHQGVQVEGDGFSHAIRLLKIPPCKGVNEETQKALDRSLLDCTFRLQGRNNRTWVAELVFANCPLNSTSSREQGPTRHVYLTYENQLSEPVGGRKVVEMFLNDWNSIARLYECVLEFARSLPDIPNHLNIFSEVRVYNYRKLILCYGTTKGSSISIQWNSILQKFHISLGTVGPNSGCSNCHNTILHQLQEMFNKTPNVVQLLQVLFDTQAPLNAINKLPTVPMLGLTQRTNTAYQCFSILPQSPTHIRLAFRNMYCIDIYCRSRGVVAIRDGAYSLFDNSKIVEGFYPAPGLKTFLNMFVDSNQDARRRSVNEDDNPPSPIGGDMMDSLISQLQPQQPPQQPQQQTFAKQAGASGAYPLTSPPTSYHNTVTPSPSMMHTQSPGNLHAASSPSGALRAPSPASFGPTPSPSSLGITMGQTTNFASPHGSQTMPTSMPPPRKLPQRSWAASIPTILTHSALNILLLPSPTPGLVPGLAGSYLCSPLERFLGSVIMRRHLQRIIQQETLQLINSNEPGVIMFKTEALKCRVALNPKTNQTLQLKVTPENTGQWKSEELQVLEKFFETRVAGPPFKANTLIAFTKLLGAPTHILRDCVHIMKLELFPDQASQLKWNVQFCLTIPPSAPPIAPPGTPAVVLKSKMLFFLQLTQKTAVPQEAVSIIVPIIYDMASGTTQQADIPRQQNSSVAAPMMVSNILKRFAELNSPRPAVHGRPQMHILSLDAVAALSRIFLPVC; encoded by the exons ATTACCAAGAAAGACTGATATGGAGAG aaaaatagaaattgtgCAGTTTGCAAGCCGCACTCGTCAACTGTTTGTTCGTTTGTTAGCCTTAGTCAAATGGGCTAATAATGCTGGAAAGGTGGAAAAATGTGCA ATGATATCAAGCTTTTTAGATCAGCAAGCCATTCTGTTTGTGGACACTGCTGATCGTCTAGCATCACTAGCTAGAGATGCTTTGGTTCATGCTCGTCTACCCAGTTTTGCTATCCCATATGCTATTGATGTTCTGACAACTGGATCATACCCACGTCTGCCTACCTGCATAAGG GATAAAATAATCCCTCCCGATCCCATTACAAAGAGTGAGAAGCAAACTACACTTCATCAGCTAAACCAGATTCTTCGACATCGACTAGTGACTACAGATCTCCCTCCCCAGCTGGCAAATCTTACTGTTG ccAATGGTCGTGTGAAGTTTCGAGTGGAGGGGGAGTTTGAGGCTACCTTGACAGTGATGGGTGATGACCCAGACATCCCTTGGCGCCTTCTCAAACTGGAAATTTTGGTTGAAGACAAAGAAACTGgtg aTGGTCGAGCCTTGGTTCACAGCATGCAGATCAACTTCATCCATCAGTTGGTTCAGTCACGACTGTTTGCTGATGAAAAGCCACTTCAGGACATGTACAACTGTCTGC ACTCCTTCTGCTTAGCACTTCAGTTGGAAGTCTTGCATTCACAAACACTAATGCTGATTCGAGAGCGCTGGGGTGACCTTGTGCAAGTGGAGCGATACCATGCAGGGAAATGTCTCTCACTATCAGTTTGGAA cCAACAGGTGCTTGGCAGGAAAACAGGAACTGCCTCTGTTCATAAAGTCACTATTAAGATTGATGAGACTGATGTCTCAAAACCTTTACAAATATCTCACGAGCCTCCCCTGCCAGCTTGTGATTCCAAACTGATGGAAAGAGCCATGAAG ATTGACCACCTGTCCATAGAAAAACTCCTAATAGACAGTGTCCATGCAAGATCTCATCAAAAACTCCAGGAGCTGAAAGCCATTCTTAAGAGCTACAATGTTAATGACAAct CATTCATTGAAACAGCTCTTCCAACTCTCGTAATTCCAATTTTGGAACCATGTGGTCGTTCAGAGTGTCTACATGTTTTTGTTGATCTCCATTCTGGAATGTTTCAACTGATGCTGCATGGTGTTG ATCAACTGACGTTAGATGACATAGAGAAGTCTGTTAATGATGATATGAAGCGCATCGTTCCTTGGCTCCAGCAGCTCAA GTTCTGGCTTGGACAGCAACGTTGCAAACAGTCTATAAAACATCTGCCTACAGTGAGCAGTGAAACTCTTCAGCTGGCTAATTATGCTAGCCATCCAGTGGGAAACCTTTCCAAACACAAATTGTTTATCAAACTCACCCGGCTTCCACAATACTACATT GTTGTAGAGATGTTTGATGTTCCTGGCAACCCTACAGAACTAGAATACAAATACCATTTTCTCTCTGTGAGCTATGCTGAAGGAGATGACAGCCCTGCTACTGCACTTTTACTACAGCAGTTCAAACCAAACATTGAAGAGCTTGTACTAGACACAAAAAGTGGCAAGCAAATTAAAAGCGGTGTCAAACGCAAG TTATCTGGTGATCCATGTTCAACAGAACCTAAGAAACCAAAACGGTCAGGAGAAATGTGTGCCTTCAATAAAGTCTTAGCTCATATTGTAGCCATGTGTGATACAAATATGCCATTCATAGGGCTTCGTTTGGAG CTGTCTAATATGGACATTCCTCACCAAGGAGTACAAGTAGAAGGAGATGGCTTCAGCCATGCCATACGTTTATTGAA AATTCCTCCTTGTAAAGGTGTAAATGAGGAAACACAGAAGGCTCTGGACCGATCTCTTCTTGATTGCACTTTCCGATTACAAGGTAGAAATAATCGCACATGGGTCGCTGAGCTGGTGTTTGCAAATTGTCCACTTAATAGCACTTCGTCCAGGGAGCAAG GACCAACACGACATGTTTACTTGACATACGAAAACCAGTTGTCTGAACCAGTTGGAGGTCGCAAAGTTGTTGAGATGTTCCTCAATGACTGGAACAGTATTGCTCGGCTGTATGAATGTGTCCTGGAGTTTGCACGATCCCTACCAG ACATACCCAAccacttaaacattttttcagaagttcGTGTCTACAATTATCGAAAACTTATCCTTTGTTACGGAACTACCAAGGGGAGCTCA ATCAGCATTCAGTGGAATTCCATACTTCAGAAGTTCCACATTTCACTGGGAACTGTTGGCCCAAACTCAGGTTGCAGTAACTGTCATAACACAATTCTACACCAGCTCCAGGAGATGTTTAATAAAACACCAAATGTGGTGCAGCTGTTACAG gTTCTATTTGACACTCAGGCTCCATTAAATGCCATCAACAAACTTCCAACTGTGCCCATGCTGGGTCTGACTCAACGCACCAACACTGCCTATCAGTGTTTCTCAATTCTGCCACAGTCACCCACGCATATCAGGCTGGCTTTTAGGAATATGTACTGCATTGACATCTACTGCCGGAGTCGTGGCGTTGTAGCGATACGTGATGGAGCATACAGTCTCTTTGACAACAGCAAAATAGTCGAAGGCTTTTACCCTGCACCTGGGTTAAAG ACATTCCTGAACATGTTTGTTGACAGCAATCAGGATGCACGAAGACGATCTGTAAACGAAGATGATAATCCACCTTCTCCTATCGGAGGTGACATGATGGACTCATTGATATCACAGCTCCAACCCCAGCAACCACCACAGCAACCACAACAACAG ACATTTGCAAAACAGGCAGGAGCATCAGGAGCGTATCCTCTTACTTCTCCACCCACCTCCTATCACAACACAGTGACGCCATCTCCATCTATGATGCACACACAGTCACCAG GAAATCTGCATGCTGCAAGCTCGCCTAGTGGAGCTTTAAGAGCACCATCACCAGCGTCGTTTGGTCCAACTCCTTCACCTTCTTCCCTTGGAATCACAATGGGACAAACGACTAACTTTGCCAGCCCACATG GTTCCCAAACAATGCCGACTAGCATGCCTCCACCTCGTAAACTACCTCAACGGTCTTGGGCTGCATCCATACCCACAATCCTCACTCACAGTGCCTTGAATATTCTATTGTTGCCCTCTCCTACCCCTGGGCTTGTGCCGGGACTAGCTGGCAGCTATCTTTGTTCACCTCTTGAGCGATTTCTTGGATCAGTTATTATGAGGAGACATCTTCAGAGAATCATCCAACAGGAAACG CTACAACTAATAAACTCCAATGAACCGGGTGTAATTATGTTCAAGACAGAGGCACTGAAGTGCAGGGTTGCTCTCAATCCCAAAACCAACCAGACCTTGCAGCTAAAAGTAACACCTGAAAATACAGGACAGTGGAAATCAGAGGAGTTACAAGTTTTGGAGAAGTTCTTTGAAACAAGA GTTGCAGGACCACCTTTTAAGGCAAACACCCTAATAGCCTTCACAAAATTACTAGGGGCTCCAACACACATCCTCAGGGACTGTGTACACATCATGAAACTTGAGCTG TTCCCTGATCAGGCAAGTCAGCTGAAATGGAATGTGCAGTTTTGTTTAACAATTCCTCCCAGTGCACCGCCAATTGCACCTCCAGGAACACCCGCTGTTGTGCTGAAGtccaaaatgttgtttttt CTTCAGCTAACACAGAAAACGGCAGTCCCACAGGAAGCTGTTAGTATTATTGTCCCAATTATTTATGATATGGCTTCGGGTACAACTCAACAGGCTGACATTCCCAGGCAACAGAACTCTTCTGTTGCTGCTCCAATGATGGTTAGCAATATTCTAAAGAGGTTTGCTGAACTGAATTCACCACGACCAG CAGTACATGGGAGACCCCAGATGCACATCCTTTCTCTTGATGCTGTTGCTGCCCTATCCAGGATCTTCCTACCTGTGTGTTAG